From the genome of Gemmatimonadota bacterium, one region includes:
- a CDS encoding M28 family peptidase codes for MGALFVASGPAFRQGVTVAPFENIHLYSLMAHLLGVTPAPNDGSLDSVRTLLRGAPEQGASADRIRGHLITLASDAYEGRQPGTRGDTLATRYVQRAMASAGLSAGSADGTWLQSVSLLGVTPGGTVRRWQDSATRSTFDASDLLLWTRGLDGPRRLDAGDVVFVGHGIVTADGRWDDYKGVDVRGKVVVLLGGVPQAATGVSLAPGEQQRTATARGAWAVAMIVNPAQWAQLSPAFRRETVRLAGDTSVAGTLEILVHPDAATRFFGDGTALAAARSEAAGANFRPRALPGKVLVEYLPRRRAVVSPNVLGLLTGSDPALRDEAVVVTAHWDHFGRNPTLTGDQIFNGAFDNALGTASMLEMARVLAAGPRPKRSVLFIATTAEESGLLGATWYTRQPRFPLAKTVAAVNLDAGNPWGRTRDVIVLGGALSSLDSIFGAVAAAQGRRVTPDPYPEQGFYRRSDHFAFARVGIPAMFTATGMDFVGRPAGWGKALFDRYLAGTYHSPSDEVGGDWDLRGGAEDVDALAETVRRIANAAGRPRWNNQPETASFRAAQAAQGKTP; via the coding sequence ATGGGAGCGCTCTTCGTGGCGTCGGGGCCGGCGTTTCGGCAGGGCGTGACCGTCGCGCCGTTCGAGAACATTCATCTCTACAGCCTGATGGCGCACCTCCTCGGGGTCACGCCGGCGCCGAACGACGGCTCGCTCGACAGCGTGCGCACCTTGTTGCGCGGCGCGCCGGAACAAGGGGCATCGGCGGATCGGATTCGCGGTCACTTGATCACGTTGGCCTCCGACGCATACGAAGGCCGGCAGCCCGGCACCCGTGGCGACACCCTGGCGACGCGCTACGTACAGCGTGCGATGGCGTCAGCGGGACTCTCGGCGGGCAGCGCGGATGGCACGTGGTTGCAGTCGGTGTCACTCCTTGGCGTCACACCAGGCGGGACGGTCCGTCGCTGGCAGGACAGCGCGACACGCTCGACATTCGACGCCAGCGATCTCCTGCTCTGGACGCGTGGCTTGGATGGTCCGCGTCGACTCGACGCGGGGGACGTGGTGTTCGTGGGTCATGGCATCGTCACCGCCGACGGACGCTGGGACGACTACAAGGGCGTCGATGTGCGCGGGAAGGTGGTGGTGCTGCTGGGGGGTGTGCCGCAGGCCGCGACGGGGGTGTCGCTCGCGCCTGGGGAACAGCAGCGCACGGCGACCGCGCGCGGTGCGTGGGCCGTGGCGATGATCGTGAATCCCGCCCAGTGGGCCCAGCTCAGCCCCGCCTTCCGCCGCGAGACCGTTCGACTCGCGGGCGACACCAGTGTGGCCGGGACACTCGAAATCCTCGTGCATCCGGATGCCGCGACACGCTTCTTCGGTGACGGCACGGCGCTCGCCGCCGCCCGCAGCGAGGCTGCGGGGGCGAACTTCCGGCCGCGTGCATTGCCGGGCAAGGTGCTCGTCGAGTATCTGCCGCGTCGCCGGGCGGTCGTGTCGCCCAATGTCCTCGGCCTGCTCACGGGCAGCGACCCCGCACTGCGCGATGAGGCGGTGGTGGTCACGGCCCATTGGGATCACTTCGGTCGCAATCCGACGCTGACCGGCGACCAGATCTTCAACGGCGCCTTCGACAACGCGCTGGGCACGGCGAGCATGCTCGAAATGGCCCGGGTGCTCGCGGCGGGCCCGCGACCGAAGCGCAGTGTGCTCTTCATCGCCACCACCGCCGAGGAGTCCGGCCTGCTCGGCGCCACGTGGTACACGCGCCAACCGCGCTTCCCACTGGCCAAGACCGTGGCCGCGGTCAACCTCGATGCCGGCAATCCCTGGGGTCGCACCCGCGACGTCATTGTGCTCGGCGGGGCGCTGTCATCGCTCGACAGCATCTTTGGGGCGGTGGCGGCGGCACAGGGGCGACGCGTGACGCCCGATCCCTATCCGGAGCAGGGCTTCTACCGACGCTCTGATCACTTTGCCTTCGCGCGTGTCGGCATCCCCGCGATGTTCACCGCCACGGGCATGGATTTCGTCGGTCGGCCAGCCGGGTGGGGAAAGGCGTTGTTCGATCGCTACCTCGCCGGCACGTACCACTCACCAAGTGACGAGGTTGGCGGGGACTGGGACCTCCGCGGCGGTGCCGAGGATGTTGATGCACTGGCTGAGACCGTGCGCCGCATCGCGAACGCAGCGGGTCGGCCCAGGTGGAACAATCAGCCGGAAACCGCCTCCTTCCGCGCGGCGCAGGCCGCCCAGGGCAAGACGCCATGA
- a CDS encoding alpha-L-fucosidase: MTIDRRHFLAASAAAIPALRGLQPRLTVAPSADRMAWWREARFGMFLHWGLYSILAGKWKDDDRWAEWIRHNAKIPIDEYDQLRARWNPTGFDPDQWAHMAQRAGMRYAVLTTKHHDGFCLFDSKATDFDVMQTPSARDICRDLAPALRKRGIRVGWYHSIMDWHHPDYLPRRDWEAATRPASEAQFARYVTYLETQIDELLTNYGGIDVLWFDGQWEATWTHQLALELEQRIRRRAPHIVINDRINGSGTPKGVRLGDFGTPENEVPATGTPERDWESCMTMNENWGYKAKDQNWKSPQKLVELLVETASKGGNLLLNVGPMADGRFPAPAIERLEAVGAWMAVHSSAIYGSRASRFAKPVGFRATTQARRCNLFLTSWPSGLLPLPGLRTMPTRVELLGTPGAAVRVVEQGAGLALEVPATAPAGLLPCVVLHFADDWQVITPRG, encoded by the coding sequence ATGACGATCGATCGCCGGCACTTCCTCGCCGCGAGTGCGGCCGCCATCCCTGCCCTGCGCGGGCTGCAGCCGCGACTCACCGTGGCACCGAGCGCCGACCGGATGGCGTGGTGGCGCGAGGCGCGCTTCGGGATGTTCCTGCACTGGGGGCTCTACTCGATCCTCGCCGGGAAGTGGAAGGACGACGATCGGTGGGCCGAGTGGATCCGGCACAACGCGAAGATCCCGATCGACGAATACGATCAGCTGCGGGCGCGCTGGAATCCGACCGGCTTCGATCCGGACCAGTGGGCGCACATGGCGCAACGCGCCGGAATGCGCTACGCCGTGCTCACCACCAAGCACCACGACGGCTTCTGCCTCTTCGACTCGAAGGCGACCGATTTCGACGTGATGCAGACGCCGTCGGCGCGCGACATCTGCCGCGACCTCGCCCCGGCGCTCCGGAAGCGCGGCATTCGCGTGGGGTGGTATCACTCGATCATGGACTGGCATCACCCGGACTACCTGCCGCGCCGCGATTGGGAAGCGGCGACCCGGCCGGCGTCGGAGGCGCAGTTCGCCCGCTACGTCACCTACCTGGAGACGCAGATCGACGAATTGCTGACCAACTACGGCGGCATCGACGTGCTCTGGTTCGATGGCCAGTGGGAGGCGACCTGGACGCACCAGTTGGCGCTCGAGCTGGAGCAGCGGATTCGCCGGCGGGCGCCGCACATCGTCATCAACGACCGGATCAACGGAAGCGGCACGCCGAAAGGCGTCCGGCTGGGTGACTTCGGCACCCCCGAGAACGAGGTGCCGGCGACGGGAACGCCCGAGCGCGATTGGGAATCGTGCATGACGATGAATGAGAACTGGGGCTACAAGGCGAAGGACCAGAACTGGAAATCGCCACAGAAGCTGGTGGAACTGCTGGTGGAGACGGCCTCGAAGGGCGGCAATCTCCTCCTCAACGTGGGCCCGATGGCGGATGGCCGGTTTCCGGCACCTGCGATCGAACGACTCGAGGCGGTTGGCGCATGGATGGCGGTGCATTCATCGGCGATCTACGGCAGCCGGGCCTCACGCTTCGCGAAGCCGGTCGGCTTCCGTGCAACGACGCAGGCACGCCGCTGCAACCTCTTCCTGACGAGCTGGCCCAGCGGGCTGCTGCCGTTGCCGGGGCTGCGAACAATGCCGACGCGGGTGGAGCTCCTGGGAACTCCGGGCGCCGCCGTGCGGGTGGTCGAGCAGGGGGCGGGGCTCGCGCTCGAGGTCCCCGCCACGGCGCCGGCGGGGTTGCTGCCGTGCGTGGTACTGCACTTCGCCGACGACTGGCAGGTGATCACGCCGCGCGGCTGA
- a CDS encoding plasmid pRiA4b ORF-3 family protein, whose translation MGFSARPRLRFGDGDVYQLRIELEGILPTVWRRVAVSGRASLQELHGIIQRAFDQDDEMSFGYRFLVDGVEYLDPDDEPRRGHAADAIALEQLGLLPGARVEHAVEHHGEGWRHVVSLEQVTPRLVGQRLPSCLGAGRAAPPEHCSGAPEYRRLLEALHDPLDPHARDWLPEDFDPAYVDVVAINAALAKLKRHRPAA comes from the coding sequence ATGGGATTCTCCGCCCGACCGCGCCTTCGCTTCGGCGATGGCGATGTCTACCAGCTCCGCATCGAATTGGAAGGGATCCTCCCTACGGTCTGGCGCCGCGTGGCGGTGTCGGGTCGTGCCTCGCTCCAGGAGCTGCACGGCATCATTCAGCGGGCGTTCGACCAGGACGACGAGATGTCGTTCGGCTATCGCTTCCTGGTGGATGGGGTCGAGTATCTCGACCCCGATGACGAGCCACGCCGCGGCCACGCCGCCGATGCCATCGCCCTCGAGCAGCTCGGCCTCCTTCCCGGCGCCCGCGTCGAACACGCGGTGGAGCACCACGGCGAAGGATGGCGGCACGTGGTGTCGCTGGAGCAGGTGACGCCGCGCCTCGTGGGTCAGCGCCTGCCGTCCTGCCTCGGCGCGGGACGTGCGGCGCCCCCGGAGCATTGCAGCGGGGCTCCCGAGTACCGGCGCTTGCTCGAAGCGCTGCACGATCCCCTTGACCCCCACGCACGCGACTGGCTGCCGGAGGATTTCGATCCGGCGTACGTCGACGTGGTCGCGATCAATGCGGCGCTGGCGAAGTTGAAGCGGCATCGGCCGGCGGCGTGA
- a CDS encoding amidohydrolase: MRRLLPLCLAFVACSKAPSVPPTDLVLRNATVYTGDSLAPTATAVAVQDGRIVYVGDEAGVAKYIREGTETIDLAGRFVYPGFVDAHAHFTGIGQREQRLNLEGTSTKDAFLAKVEAAVAKAKPGEWVTGRGWIETFWTPPVFPTRHDLDKIAPNNPVVLTRADGHASVANSAALKLAGITGMSVAPAGGAINLDPDGEPTGMLIDAAQGLLRDLVPEPTEEELERALELASDRSVMLGWTALHDAHGSWPEVARMRKLFGEGRIKVRLYKTISGPGEAADSLIKLGPLPSEFDDHFTLRDIKLVMDGALGSRGAALLAPYTDDPSTTGLITTDTVAVRDMLQRALRAGVQVEIHAIGDRGNRLSLDLFEAAFSAVPATERKVAAPRWRIEHAQIVAPSDLPRFKSLGLIASMQPSHAIGDLFFVPSRIGVARTSGAYAWESFLKMGVPVAGGTDAPVERGEPLIEFYAAVARKSLDGKDGPGWHPEEKVSRHQALRMFTWFPAFASFQEDRSGTIAVGMRGDFTVFDKDIMTIPEPEILTTTNVLTVVGGKVVFKK, translated from the coding sequence ATGCGCCGTCTCCTCCCGCTCTGCCTCGCGTTCGTTGCCTGCTCCAAGGCGCCGTCCGTTCCCCCCACCGACCTCGTGCTGCGCAATGCGACCGTCTACACCGGCGATTCGCTGGCGCCGACGGCGACGGCGGTCGCGGTGCAGGACGGCAGGATCGTCTATGTCGGCGACGAGGCCGGGGTCGCCAAGTACATCCGCGAAGGCACCGAGACGATCGACCTCGCGGGGCGCTTCGTCTATCCGGGCTTCGTCGATGCGCACGCGCACTTCACCGGGATCGGCCAGCGTGAGCAGCGGCTGAACCTCGAAGGGACCTCGACCAAGGACGCCTTCCTCGCCAAGGTCGAGGCCGCCGTCGCCAAGGCGAAGCCGGGGGAGTGGGTCACCGGCCGCGGGTGGATCGAGACCTTCTGGACGCCGCCGGTCTTCCCGACACGGCACGATCTCGACAAGATCGCGCCGAACAATCCCGTCGTGCTGACGCGCGCCGACGGCCACGCCTCGGTGGCCAACAGCGCGGCGCTCAAGCTGGCGGGGATCACGGGCATGTCGGTCGCCCCGGCGGGTGGCGCGATCAACCTCGACCCCGATGGCGAGCCGACGGGTATGCTGATCGACGCGGCGCAGGGGCTGCTCCGCGACCTGGTGCCCGAGCCGACCGAGGAGGAACTGGAGCGGGCGCTCGAGTTGGCGAGTGATCGCTCGGTGATGCTCGGCTGGACCGCGCTGCACGACGCGCACGGTTCGTGGCCCGAAGTGGCGCGGATGCGGAAGCTCTTCGGTGAGGGGCGGATCAAGGTCCGGCTCTACAAGACCATCAGCGGCCCGGGCGAGGCCGCCGATTCGCTCATCAAGCTCGGGCCGCTTCCCTCGGAATTCGACGACCACTTCACGCTGCGCGACATCAAGCTGGTGATGGACGGCGCGCTCGGCTCGCGCGGTGCGGCGTTGCTCGCCCCGTACACCGACGACCCCTCGACGACCGGACTGATCACCACCGACACCGTCGCCGTGCGCGACATGCTGCAGCGCGCCCTCAGGGCCGGCGTGCAGGTGGAGATCCACGCGATCGGCGACCGTGGCAATCGCCTCTCGCTCGATCTCTTCGAGGCGGCGTTCAGCGCGGTGCCTGCGACCGAGCGAAAGGTGGCAGCGCCGAGGTGGCGGATCGAGCATGCGCAGATCGTGGCGCCGTCCGACTTGCCGCGGTTCAAGTCGCTCGGGTTGATCGCCTCGATGCAGCCGTCGCACGCGATCGGCGACCTCTTCTTCGTGCCGAGCCGGATCGGCGTGGCCCGCACGTCGGGGGCGTACGCCTGGGAGTCGTTCCTGAAGATGGGCGTGCCGGTGGCGGGCGGCACCGATGCGCCGGTTGAGCGCGGCGAGCCGTTGATCGAGTTCTACGCCGCCGTGGCGCGGAAGTCCCTCGACGGGAAGGACGGTCCGGGCTGGCATCCGGAAGAGAAAGTCAGCCGCCATCAGGCACTGCGGATGTTCACCTGGTTCCCCGCGTTCGCGTCGTTCCAGGAGGATCGGTCGGGGACGATCGCCGTCGGGATGCGCGGCGACTTCACGGTGTTCGACAAGGACATCATGACGATTCCCGAGCCCGAGATCCTCACGACGACGAATGTGCTGACGGTGGTGGGGGGGAAGGTGGTCTTCAAGAAGTAG
- a CDS encoding SGNH/GDSL hydrolase family protein: MSNRLLLALAALGVMMSDAPLEAQDWAGLNRYRAANAELGLPTPGEQRVVFFGNSITEGWAPYFAAQFPGKPYVGRGISGQTTPQMLIRFRQDVVALKPAVVVILAGTNDIAGNTGPSTQAMIADNLMGMVEIAQANGIRVVLSSVLPVSDYPWKPGLEPGPKIVALNAWMREYAAAHHETYLDYHSAMVNDKLGLNPDLAADGVHPTEKGYRVMAPLAEAAIARALRAQ, translated from the coding sequence ATGTCCAACCGTCTCCTGCTGGCGCTTGCTGCCCTCGGAGTGATGATGAGCGATGCCCCGCTGGAGGCGCAGGACTGGGCAGGGCTGAATCGCTATCGCGCGGCCAACGCGGAGCTCGGCCTTCCGACGCCCGGTGAGCAGCGGGTCGTCTTCTTCGGCAACTCGATCACCGAGGGATGGGCACCCTACTTCGCCGCGCAGTTTCCCGGAAAGCCCTACGTCGGCCGCGGGATCAGTGGGCAGACGACACCGCAGATGCTGATCCGGTTTCGGCAGGATGTGGTGGCGCTCAAGCCGGCGGTCGTGGTGATCCTGGCGGGGACCAACGACATCGCCGGCAACACCGGGCCGTCGACCCAGGCGATGATCGCCGACAACCTGATGGGGATGGTGGAGATCGCCCAGGCGAACGGGATCCGGGTGGTCCTCTCTTCGGTGCTCCCCGTCTCGGACTATCCCTGGAAGCCGGGGCTCGAGCCGGGGCCGAAGATCGTCGCGCTCAACGCCTGGATGCGCGAGTACGCTGCGGCCCACCACGAGACCTACCTCGACTATCACTCGGCAATGGTCAACGACAAGCTCGGCCTCAACCCCGACCTCGCCGCGGACGGCGTTCATCCCACGGAGAAGGGGTACCGGGTGATGGCACCACTCGCCGAGGCGGCGATCGCGCGGGCCCTGCGGGCGCAATGA
- a CDS encoding response regulator transcription factor — translation MPQIRVAVVDDHAVVREGIRRVLEGEPGVVIVGEGANGDEALRLVAKEKPDVLVMDVAMPEKGGLQVAAELHRQGSRTKVLMLSMYDQPEYVLESVKSGARGYLLKDSPPAELRRAVRAVFNGEQFFPPAVAARLTDALRAPAPQPAATDVLTPREKEVLIGVAGGETNKEIAARLGISHRTVETHRESLMAKLDVRTVAGLTKLAMEEGLIAG, via the coding sequence ATGCCCCAGATCCGAGTTGCCGTCGTCGATGACCACGCCGTGGTTCGCGAGGGCATCCGCCGTGTGCTCGAGGGCGAGCCGGGGGTGGTGATCGTCGGCGAGGGCGCCAATGGCGACGAGGCCCTGCGCCTGGTGGCGAAGGAGAAGCCCGACGTCCTGGTGATGGATGTGGCGATGCCGGAGAAGGGAGGCCTGCAGGTGGCCGCCGAGCTGCACCGTCAGGGGAGCCGCACGAAGGTGCTGATGCTCTCGATGTACGACCAGCCGGAGTACGTGCTCGAGAGCGTGAAGTCGGGGGCGCGCGGCTACCTGCTGAAGGACTCCCCGCCGGCCGAACTGCGCCGCGCGGTCCGTGCCGTGTTCAACGGCGAACAGTTCTTCCCGCCCGCCGTCGCGGCGCGCCTGACCGATGCCCTGCGGGCTCCGGCGCCGCAGCCCGCGGCGACCGATGTCCTCACGCCGCGCGAGAAGGAAGTCCTGATCGGCGTGGCCGGCGGCGAGACCAACAAGGAGATCGCCGCGCGGCTCGGCATCTCCCACCGGACCGTCGAGACCCACCGCGAATCGCTGATGGCCAAGCTCGACGTGCGGACCGTGGCCGGACTCACCAAGCTCGCCATGGAGGAAGGCCTCATCGCGGGCTGA
- a CDS encoding sensor histidine kinase, producing MPLAAGSELADAVFQALITAGLASFALVLWWRVRARWFVWWAAAWALYFLRLVAIICFLRSGDLAWLFWHQVVTGWVALVILWAALVFSRDLPWRNGYASLALIPVGWAWVAVNGLDQFLLVALPMVLLISGVTIYTGWVFWQHARRNNSGGARFVAVTFWLWGLHHLDYPFLRAKGAWQPWGYYLDILFELAVGIGFGLMVLSELATRLAVRTDELARLQGRVVGQYEGERRRLSRELHDETAQTLSAVKLEVGMLREGADPTTSARLDHVLGLVDGGIRGIRRVINDLRPALLDDLGLVPAIRSLANDVAERSRLQISTKLDDALARIGPDAELALFRAAQEALANVVRHAEASHVTLTLTGIGRNLRLTVADDGRGFPPGSDIAAFERDGHLGLAGMRERITALGGTVHVSGASGVTVVVEVPVNGERDAASAAGESGDR from the coding sequence ATGCCCCTCGCCGCAGGCTCGGAACTCGCCGATGCCGTCTTCCAGGCGCTCATCACCGCCGGCCTCGCAAGCTTCGCACTGGTCCTCTGGTGGCGCGTGCGGGCCCGCTGGTTCGTCTGGTGGGCCGCCGCCTGGGCCCTCTATTTCCTGCGCCTTGTCGCCATCATCTGCTTCCTGCGGAGCGGCGACCTGGCCTGGCTCTTCTGGCACCAGGTCGTAACCGGCTGGGTCGCCCTCGTGATTCTCTGGGCCGCGCTGGTCTTCTCCCGAGACCTGCCGTGGCGCAACGGGTATGCATCGCTCGCCCTGATCCCCGTCGGCTGGGCCTGGGTCGCGGTCAATGGCCTCGACCAATTCCTGTTGGTCGCGCTGCCGATGGTGTTGTTGATCTCGGGAGTGACCATCTACACCGGGTGGGTCTTCTGGCAACACGCCCGACGCAACAACTCCGGCGGTGCCCGCTTCGTGGCGGTCACCTTCTGGCTCTGGGGACTCCACCACCTCGACTATCCGTTCCTCCGCGCCAAGGGCGCGTGGCAGCCCTGGGGCTACTATCTCGACATCCTCTTCGAGTTGGCGGTCGGCATCGGCTTCGGCCTGATGGTGCTCTCCGAACTCGCCACACGGCTCGCCGTCCGCACCGATGAGCTCGCGCGCCTGCAGGGGCGGGTCGTCGGCCAATACGAGGGAGAGCGCCGCCGACTCTCGCGCGAGCTGCACGACGAAACCGCACAGACCCTCTCGGCGGTGAAGCTCGAGGTGGGCATGCTCCGCGAGGGTGCCGACCCCACCACCAGTGCCCGACTCGACCATGTCCTCGGCCTGGTCGATGGCGGCATCCGCGGGATTCGGCGCGTCATCAACGACCTCCGCCCCGCCCTGCTCGACGACCTCGGCCTCGTCCCCGCGATTCGCTCGCTCGCGAACGACGTGGCGGAGCGCAGTCGGCTGCAGATTTCCACCAAGCTGGACGACGCGCTGGCCCGGATTGGCCCCGACGCCGAACTGGCGCTCTTCCGCGCCGCCCAGGAGGCGCTGGCCAACGTGGTGCGCCATGCCGAGGCGTCCCATGTCACCCTCACGCTGACCGGCATTGGCAGGAACCTCCGGCTGACCGTGGCAGACGACGGCCGCGGCTTCCCCCCCGGCAGTGACATCGCCGCCTTCGAGCGCGACGGTCACCTCGGCCTGGCCGGCATGCGCGAGCGGATCACCGCACTCGGCGGCACCGTGCACGTGAGTGGCGCCAGCGGCGTGACGGTGGTGGTCGAAGTACCGGTGAACGGTGAACGGGACGCGGCCTCCGCCGCAGGTGAGTCAGGGGATCGTTGA
- a CDS encoding OsmC family protein — protein sequence MGRYTATARWERDGADFLDQRYSRRHTLHFDGGVELPASSSTQIVPIPMSDPTAVDPEELFVASLSSCHLLWFLGIAAGRGFRVNRYRDDAEGTLAKDAAGRLVMTVVTLRPAVEWGGEVQPTDAEVEAIHHEAHRLCFIANSVTTEVRCEPAPLPPRSDA from the coding sequence ATGGGCCGCTATACCGCCACCGCCCGCTGGGAGCGAGATGGCGCAGACTTCCTCGACCAGCGCTACTCCAGGCGCCACACGCTCCACTTCGATGGCGGCGTCGAGCTGCCGGCCTCCTCGTCGACCCAGATCGTGCCGATCCCGATGTCAGACCCCACGGCCGTCGACCCGGAGGAGCTCTTCGTCGCGTCGCTCTCCTCATGTCACCTGCTCTGGTTTCTCGGCATCGCTGCCGGACGGGGCTTCCGCGTCAACCGCTACCGGGATGACGCCGAGGGAACGCTGGCGAAGGACGCGGCGGGACGATTGGTGATGACGGTCGTGACGCTACGGCCTGCGGTCGAGTGGGGCGGCGAGGTGCAGCCGACGGACGCGGAGGTCGAGGCGATCCACCACGAGGCGCACCGCCTCTGTTTCATCGCCAACTCGGTCACCACCGAGGTGCGCTGCGAGCCTGCCCCTCTCCCACCCCGGAGCGATGCATGA
- a CDS encoding DUF3224 domain-containing protein: protein MPRLHASGPFDVKLIPQQDDPATAGPFGRMLLDKHFHGDLEGTSNGQMLAGRTAVAGSAAYVAMEAVTGSLHGRTGTFMLSHVGIMNRGAASLSVSVVPDSGTDELVGLSGTLQINIDAGKHSYHFDYTFDQA, encoded by the coding sequence ATGCCCCGTCTCCACGCCAGCGGCCCCTTCGACGTCAAGCTCATTCCCCAGCAGGACGATCCGGCCACGGCTGGTCCCTTCGGCAGGATGCTGCTCGACAAGCACTTCCACGGCGACCTCGAGGGGACCAGCAACGGCCAGATGCTGGCCGGGCGCACCGCCGTGGCCGGCTCGGCGGCGTACGTGGCCATGGAGGCGGTCACCGGCTCGCTGCACGGGCGCACCGGCACCTTCATGCTCTCGCATGTGGGGATCATGAACCGGGGCGCCGCGTCGCTGAGCGTGTCGGTCGTCCCCGATTCCGGAACTGACGAGCTGGTCGGCCTGAGCGGCACGCTGCAGATCAACATCGATGCGGGGAAGCACTCCTACCACTTCGATTACACCTTCGACCAGGCGTAG
- a CDS encoding (2Fe-2S)-binding protein: MSGFQLKVNGTSHTVDVADDTPLLWVLRDALGLTGTKFGCGIGECGACTVHLDGVATRSCSLPVSALGGKAITTIEGLSTDRSHAVQQAWIAEDVPQCGYCQSGQIMAVAALLTKTPKPTDADIDTAITNICRCGTYPRMRAAIHRAAGEA, from the coding sequence ATGTCGGGTTTCCAGCTCAAGGTGAATGGCACCTCGCACACGGTGGATGTGGCCGATGATACGCCGCTGCTCTGGGTGCTGCGCGATGCACTTGGATTGACCGGGACCAAGTTCGGGTGCGGGATCGGGGAGTGCGGGGCCTGCACGGTGCATCTCGACGGCGTGGCCACGCGCTCCTGCTCGCTGCCGGTGAGCGCGCTGGGCGGGAAGGCGATCACCACGATCGAGGGGCTCTCAACCGACCGGAGCCACGCGGTGCAGCAAGCGTGGATCGCAGAGGACGTGCCGCAGTGCGGCTATTGCCAGTCGGGGCAGATCATGGCCGTGGCGGCCCTGCTGACCAAGACCCCCAAGCCCACCGATGCCGACATCGACACCGCGATCACCAACATCTGTCGCTGCGGGACGTATCCGCGGATGCGGGCCGCGATCCATCGCGCCGCCGGGGAGGCGTGA